The DNA segment AAGGGCGCTTGGGAGTGGTTTATTTCATTGAATATCAATTCGTAATAAATGCGGGAACAGCCGTCCTGGTACCTCTTTTCCCCCACTTAATGGCGAAGCCTTTATATTTGCCCCCTTAATATAGCTATATGAACAAAGTGTATGTTATTGATGCCGTACGCACCCCCATCGGCAAATATGGCGGGGCCCTGAGCACCATCCGTCCCGACGACCTGCTGGCCCATGTGATCAGATCCCTCCTGCAACGCAATACCGGTATAGACGTAAATGCCATTGAAGATGTGATTGCCGGCGATGCCAACCAGGCCGGGGAAGATAACCGCAACGTGGCCCGTATGGCAGCCCTGCTGGCCGGCTTACCGGTAACTGTAGCCGGTAATACCGTGAACCGTTTATGTGCTTCCGGACTGCAGGCCATTATGGATGCGGCCCGCGCTATCATGTGCAATGAAGGCGAACTGTACATAGCAGGTGGGGTGGAAAGCATGACCCGCGCTCCCTTTGTCATGGCCAAGGCAGGTACCGGCTGGAGCAGGGCTACTGAAGTGCACGACAGCACCATTGGCTGGCGTTTTGTGAATAAACGATTGACAGATAAATATTATCCCTATTCCATGGGCGAAACGGCAGAGAATGTGGCAAAGCAATGGAACATTAGCCGTCAGGAGCAGGATGAGTTTGCTTTGCGAAGCCAGGAGAAATATTTTGCCGCACAGGATAAGGGACTTTGGAAAGCAGAGATCAGCGGCATAGAAATATTGGGTGGTAAGAATGAGAGTGAAAAGATCTACCTCGAAACAGATGAGCCGCCCCGCAAGACATCTATGGAAAAACTGGCCTCTTTACGGCCTGCCTTTATAAAAGAGGGTTCTGTTACGGCCGGCAATTCTTCCGGCATCAATGACGGGGCCGCCGCTTTATTACTGGCCAGTGAAGCAGCCGTAAAAAAATACAACCTGCAGCCAATGGCTACCATCCGCTCTATGGCCATTGCCGGTGTCGACCCGGCCATCATGGGCGTTGGTCCCGTACCTGCTTCGCGCAAGGCATTGCAGCGTGCCGGCATCACCGCCAAAGACCTCGATCTCATAGAGCTCAATGAAGCCTTTGCTTCGCAATCCATTGCCTGTATGCGTGACCTGGAACTGGATGCGTCGAAAGTAAATGTCAACGGAGGCTCTATTGCTATCGGTCACCCGTTGGGGTGCAGCGGCGCCCGGATATCTGCCACCTTATTACATGAAATGAAACGCCGCGGCGCCAAACGCGGACTAGCCACCATGTGCGTAGGAGTAGGGCAGGGCGCGGCAATTATATATGAGGGAATGTAATTGGCACGTCCCGATGGCTATCGGGAGAAAATTAATCATTGAACATTTAAATCATTGTTTATGACCATGACCATTGAGCAAGTGATCATTGACTTAACCGCCCACATCAACAACATCCCTACCCGCATCCAGGAAATACCTGTAGAAGAATTGCTGCAAAAACCGGCTCCGGGCAAATGGTCAAAGAAAGAAATATTGGGACACCTGATTGATTCCGCCATCAACAACCTCAAGCGGTTTGTAGATATTCAGAGTCAGCCGCAACCTTATAAAGTGCTTCGTTACATGCAGGATAACTTAGTAGCCATCAACCGCTACCAGGACCTACCGCTTGACCATATGCTGCTCTTGTGGAAATTACTCAACCAACAGATCGTATATGTGATCAGCAGCATTCCTGCGGAGAAACTTTCCTATAAGATCATCATTCCCTCCGGCGAATCCAAAACCCTCGAATGGCTCGTTATTGATTATATAGAACACATGGACCATCACTGGGGGCAGGTGTTTGGTGGGTAGCCGTGGCTCACACCATCTTATACAACAACTTCTTTACCATCCTGTAATTCGTGATCAGGGAAAGGATTACCAGGAATACAGCGATTACAAATACACTCCAATGCAGCGGGGTGGAAAGCTCTTCCCGGTCAAACATCACAAAGTGATGGAAGGCCCACTGCATACCTTGTGCGAAGGCTACGGCCAGCAATACGATCAATAAATATACAGGGATGAACCGGCGGGAAACATTTTTGCTCAGCCAGTTGGGGGAGTAGCCCAGCATCAGCAACAATTGCAGGTTGTCCTTACTGCGCGCGATCATCAGTTGCAGGTAAAAAGAAAACAACATCAGGGCCAGGACCACGACCATCAATCCGAAAATGCCCAGCCCGCTGAAAATACCCTGCAATACCTGCTTTACACGGCCAAACTTCGTCTTGTCTTTATTCACCTTGTATTGCTTCTGCTGCAGGAAACTGAGGAAGTCAGGGTTATTGGCGTCTTTCGTTTTCACATACAGGCGTGAAGCCCTGATCTCTTTGGTGGTGCCAAACCGGTTATTGGCCCAGTCCAGGAAACTTTTGGGTACAATAATCGAATTAATCCGGTCGCTAAGTGCTACGATACGTCCGCGGAAAGTCTCGCGGGTGCCATCAGGATGATAGCAGATCAGTTGCAGACCCAGTTGCGTGGCAGTGGCTTCCGATATCTGCGGCAAGCCATAGCCCGGCGCAAATACATTGTATATCTCCAGGAAGTCGGAAGAAACAA comes from the Paraflavitalea devenefica genome and includes:
- a CDS encoding DinB family protein — its product is MTMTIEQVIIDLTAHINNIPTRIQEIPVEELLQKPAPGKWSKKEILGHLIDSAINNLKRFVDIQSQPQPYKVLRYMQDNLVAINRYQDLPLDHMLLLWKLLNQQIVYVISSIPAEKLSYKIIIPSGESKTLEWLVIDYIEHMDHHWGQVFGG
- a CDS encoding thiolase family protein — encoded protein: MNKVYVIDAVRTPIGKYGGALSTIRPDDLLAHVIRSLLQRNTGIDVNAIEDVIAGDANQAGEDNRNVARMAALLAGLPVTVAGNTVNRLCASGLQAIMDAARAIMCNEGELYIAGGVESMTRAPFVMAKAGTGWSRATEVHDSTIGWRFVNKRLTDKYYPYSMGETAENVAKQWNISRQEQDEFALRSQEKYFAAQDKGLWKAEISGIEILGGKNESEKIYLETDEPPRKTSMEKLASLRPAFIKEGSVTAGNSSGINDGAAALLLASEAAVKKYNLQPMATIRSMAIAGVDPAIMGVGPVPASRKALQRAGITAKDLDLIELNEAFASQSIACMRDLELDASKVNVNGGSIAIGHPLGCSGARISATLLHEMKRRGAKRGLATMCVGVGQGAAIIYEGM